The following are encoded in a window of Bos indicus x Bos taurus breed Angus x Brahman F1 hybrid chromosome 4, Bos_hybrid_MaternalHap_v2.0, whole genome shotgun sequence genomic DNA:
- the RARRES2 gene encoding retinoic acid receptor responder protein 2, which produces MWQLLLPLALGLGTMGLGRAELTTAQHRGLQVALEEFHKHPPVLWAFQVTSVDNAADTLFPAGQFVRLEFKLQQTSCRKKDWRKEDCKVKPNGRKRKCLACIKLDSKDQVLGRMVHCPIQTQVQRELDDAQDAQCSRVERAGEDPHSYYLPGQFAFIKALSP; this is translated from the exons ATGTGGCAGCTGCTGCTCCCCCTGGCCCTGGGGCTGGGCACCATGGGCTTGGGCAGGGCGGAGCTCACGACGGCCCAGCACCGGGGCCTGCAGGTGGCCCTGGAGGAGTTCCACAAGCATCCACCCGTGCTGTGGGCCTTCCAGGTGACCAGCGTGGACAATGCGGCAGACACG CTCTTCCCGGCTGGGCAGTTTGTGAGGCTGGAGTTCAAGCTCCAGCAGACGAGCTGTCGGAAGAAAGACTGGAGGAAAGAAGACTGCAAAGTCAAGCCCAACGGG AGAAAGCGGAAATGCCTGGCCTGCATCAAGCTGGACTCAAAGGATCAAGTCCTGGGCCGGATGGTGCACTGTCCCATACAGACTCAGGTTCAACGG GAGCTGGACGACGCCCAGGACGCCCAGTGCAGCAGGGTGGAGCGCGCCGGCGAGGACCCCCACAGCTACTACCTCCCCGGACAGTTTGCCTTCATCAAAGCCTTGTCCCCCTGA
- the LRRC61 gene encoding leucine-rich repeat-containing protein 61, whose protein sequence is MEPRGEKSGEADGVRVTPQLLKARSGEFALESILLLKLRGLGLVGLGCLGDCLGLEWLDLSGNALTQLGPLASLRQLAVLNVADNRLTGLEPLAACENLQCLNAAGNLLAGPAQLQCLAGLRGLERLRLRDPLARLSNPLCASPCYWASVRELLPGLKVLDGERVSGRGSDFYQLCRDLDSSLSPDPGAPGPRPMEAQPWVEPGYWEALPPRSSSILEEACRQFQDTLQECHDLDRQARDSLAQAMRALSPAGATAASFVF, encoded by the coding sequence ATGGAGCCTCGGGGCGAGAAGTCAGGAGAGGCTGACGGGGTGCGCGTGACGCCCCAGCTGCTCAAGGCGCGCTCGGGCGAGTTCGCCCTGGAGTCCATCCTGCTGCTCAAGCTGCGGGGCCTGGGGCTGGTGGGCCTGGGCTGCCTGGGGGACTGCCTCGGCCTCGAGTGGCTGGACCTGTCGGGTAACGCGCTCACCCAGCTGGGCCCGCTGGCCTCCCTGCGGCAGCTGGCCGTGCTCAACGTGGCTGACAACCGGCTGACGGGCCTGGAGCCCCTGGCCGCCTGTGAGAACTTGCAGTGTCTCAATGCTGCAGGCAACCTGCTGGCTGGGCCCGCGCAGCTGCAGTGCCTGGCGGGGCTGCGGGGTCTGGAGCGCCTGCGGCTCCGAGACCCGTTGGCGCGGCTCAGCAACCCGCTGTGCGCCAGCCCCTGCTACTGGGCCTCAGTGCGTGAGCTGCTGCCCGGCCTGAAGGTCCTCGACGGCGAGCGTGTGAGTGGGCGCGGCAGCGACTTCTACCAGCTGTGCCGGGACCTCGACAGCTCCTTGAGCCCCGACCCTGGTGCCCCTGGCCCCCGGCCCATGGAGGCCCAGCCTTGGGTGGAGCCTGGCTACTGGGAGGCCTTGCCCCCACGCAGCAGCTCCATCCTGGAGGAGGCCTGCCGCCAGTTCCAGGACACGCTGCAGGAGTGCCACGACCTGGACCGCCAGGCCCGGGACAGCTTGGCCCAGGCCATGCGGGCGCTCAGCCCCGCGGGCGCCACTGCTGCCTCCTTCGTCTTCTGA
- the ZBED6CL gene encoding LOW QUALITY PROTEIN: ZBED6 C-terminal-like protein (The sequence of the model RefSeq protein was modified relative to this genomic sequence to represent the inferred CDS: inserted 3 bases in 2 codons; deleted 1 base in 1 codon; substituted 2 bases at 2 genomic stop codons), which produces MSLPTRGPEEAGGAWGPRADPGPHSGGQAAGPARPVALGPVSPCPGFLERNFHGPLGVRALPARVAGGCNSGRLLEFTRISGWARRGPPCLQATSWSLTDRPVMCPRPFWVAAEEVCAAQAAFRPVPPQLRYPHVSLEXERGHFEEQSAWEMGAAVQPAEGLALQLSTDHQLTELFHREXTVPDPCLKGRIETILPEGVDMYHWKQGLVYKVKELMLSEXPVPPSPSLQGPKAGRVEATLSDRGARSPGSEGKGLGEPVQRSRPPSSGSSLLGQSEKSLLERLESVGLLASEWSDASRSTESHLASIIVKKHLRENKTVGAQGDPLAYXKKCVFASLGSPTIMEYNSLLLVETVKRLLFLKTNLEHFSSYTPPAPHFPLWRSGLGEAELGV; this is translated from the exons ATGTCACTGCCCACCAGGGGGCCCGAGGAGGCAGGCGGTGCTTGGGGTCCGCGGGCTGACCCTGGGCCGCACTCCGGAGGACAGGCTGCGGGGCCAGCTCGGCCTGTGGCTCTCGGACCCGTCTCCCCGTGCCCAGGCTTCCTGGAAAGAAACTTCCACGGACCACTGGGTGTCCGTGCACTGCCGGCCAGAGTGGCTGGTGGGTGCAACAGCGGCCGCCTGCTCGAGTTTACGAGAATTAGCGGCTGGGCAAGGCGGGGGCCGCCCTGTCTCCAGGCCACCTCCTGGAGCCTGACTGACAGACCAGTCATGTGCCCACGACCCTTCTGGGTGGCAGCTGAGGAGGTGTGCGCCGCCCAGGCCGCATTCCGCCCGGTGCCACCCCAGCTGCGCTACCCGCATGTCTCCTTGG TGGAGCGCGGGCACTTCGAGGAGCAGAGTGCCTGGGAGATGGGTGCGGCCGTGCAGCCAGCCGAGGGCCTGGCC CTGCAGCTCTCCACGGACCACCAGCTTACTGAGCTCTTCCACCGAGA GACCGTGCCAGACCCCTGCTTAAAGGGCAGGATCGAGACCATCCTCCCCGAGGGGGTGGACATGTACCACTGGAAGCAGGGTCTTGTGTACAAAGTGAAGGAGCTCATGCTGTCTGAATAGCCCGtgccaccctccccttccctgcaGGGCCCCAAGGCTGGGCGGGTGGAGGCCACCCTGAGCGACAGAGGAGCTAGGAGCCCCGGGTCAGAAGGGAAGGGCCTGGGGGAGCCAGTGCAGAGAAGCCGGCCCCCGTCCTCCGGGTCCTCACTGCTGGGCCAGAGCGAGAAGAGCCTGTTGGAGCGGCTGGAGAGCGTGGGGCTGCTGGCCTCTGAGTGGAGCGATGCCTCCCGCTCCACGGAGAGCCACCTGGCTAGCATCATCGTCAAGAAGCACCTGCGTGAGAACAAGACAGTGGGTGCCCAGGGGGACCCCTTGGCTTACTAGAAGAAGTG TGTCTTTGCCTCCCTGGGCAGCCCCACCATCATGGAGTACAACTCCCTGCTCCTGGTGGAGACGGTTAAGCGTCTTCTCTTCTTGAAGACCAACCTGGAGCATTTCTCCAGCTACACGCCCCCTGCCCCTCATTTTCCCCTGTGGAGATCTGGCCTgggagaggcagagctgggagtcTGA